The window GATGCGCGCATGCGTATCGTCGGGCGTCGCGATGACAACGGCGTCGATCGCCCCATCGTCGAGCACGCGGCGATAGTCGGTCTCCGCCCGCCCGATGCCGAGCGCCGCGGCCTTCGCCTGCACCGCTTCCGCCCGCCGGCCGACGAGAACGGCGATATCGGCTCCGCCGGCGGCGCGAAGGCCGTTGATGTGGTAATCGGCGATGAAACCCGCACCGATGACGGCGACGGCGATCCGGTCGGCAGCCGAACGAGACATGATGATCAATCCGCTTTGGTGGCACGCTGGGCGCTGGATGAGGCAGCACCCGCTCTCTTCAATGTATCAGGCCGCGCCCCCGGCAGGGCTACCTGCGCCGGTATCCGGGCTGCCTCGTTTCCTGACAGGGCTTTGCGGCACGACGGGCTCCCCTTCCGATCGCTGCGAGGGACGGCATTTGCCAATTCCGCGCCAAGCGTATACGCGAAAATCAAATTGTAAAGTTCAATTTGTATCCGCTATAATACAATCAGACGCAAACAGGAGACCCATTGCCAGGGCATTTCGGCCGAAGAGGCGGGATTGCCGGGGCAGGATTCAAAATGTATCCGATTACAAGCGGTAAGAAACAGACACGAATCGACGATCGGGGCAGACCTTTGCGCGCTGCATCTTCACAGGCGGTCCTTGCCTCGCTGCGGGACCAGATTGCGCGGCTCGACGATGGCGCCCGCCTGCCGACGGTGCGCGACCTGATGCGCAGCCACCAGGTCAGCCAGGCCACCGTGCAGGAGGCGCTGACGCGCCTGCGCGAGGAAGGCCTGCTGACGTCGCAGGTCGGCCGCGGCACCTATGTCGTCAAGGACGGCGATGCGTCCGCCGGAAGCGGCACCGGCCCCGCCAGGCACCTCGACAGCCTGCTGATCCTGTCGAATGCCAGCCTCAACGAGCGCTGCGTGCTGGTGCAGAACCACATCGTCGAGCACCTGTCGCGCACCGGCAGCAAGGTCGTCCAGATTTCCTATCACAATACCGGTCACCTGCTGGATATCCTGACGTCGGTTCCGGATTTCGACGCCGCGATCCTCCAGTCCCACTACGAGAACATCCCGATCCGGCTGCTCAACCTTCTCCAGGGCAAGACGCGCGCCCTCGTCGTCGACGGGAATTCCGTCGCGGGCGTCGACATCGACCGGATCGGCACCGACTGGGAAGAAGCGCTGGATCTGGCGCTGGAGCACCTCTCCGAGCTGGGGCACCAATCCATCGCGCTGGTTTCGCTGGATTCGATGGCCCAGCCGATCCTTTCCGTGCGACGCGCCTTCGACCGGATCGGCCGGCGCCGCAAGACCGGATGGGAACACACGGAAAGCATCGTACTCGGCGGCGTCCTGCACCCGACCCAGCGTGTCGGCGAGGCACTGAAGGCGGCGCTCGGCGCGCTGATCGACCGGGACGGCCGCCTTCCCTTCACGGCAATGGCAACGCTCGGCATTTCCGATTCCCTCGGCGTCCGGCAATGCCTCACCGACCTGGGCATTTCCTGCCCGCAGGACCTCAGCCTCGTCGTGCTCGGCCACCACGACGTTCCGACCGAGCATTTCGGCTTCATGAGCATGGCCGGAAGCTCCTATCTCGCCGCCGCCAGGAGCCTCATCGAGGTCATCTACCGGCGCATCGAGGCGCCCCGCGAGGCGCCGCAGATCGTCTATCTCGACTGCATCGCCGAGTTCCGCGACAGCACCGGCGCACCCTCCCGCTGAAAGACCTATCCGCTTGACGGGGATGCGCATGCACTCCGGCAAAAAACACGCTTGCATCCCGAAATGCATCTGCTACCGTACAATACATATTGTATCAGTCGATTGCGCCTGAAGCCTGACGCTTCCCGGCCATTCGCAAGAGGGAGGGGTGCAGTATGTTGGGTGAGCGTCTGCCGGAGCGGCTACGGCCCCTTGCCGCGCGTTTTGGCGTGCGGCCCTATTACGGCGACATCCACAATCACTGCGACATTTCCTACGGCCATGGCAGCCTGGAGCAGGCGTTGCGCCGCGCCCGCCGCCAACTCGATTTCGTGTCCGTTACCGGACATGCCTATTGGCCCGACATGCCGGTCGACGATCCCAGTGTCGCCCATATCGTCGATTTCCATGTGAAGGGCTTCGCCAGGCTCGAAACGCTGTGGGCCGCCCATTTCGATACGCTGGCAGCGGCGGACGAGCCGGGCGTCTTCACCGTGTTTCCAGGCTATGAAATCCATTCCTTCGCCCATGGCGACTACACGATCGTCTATCGCGACATCGCCCGCCAGGAGATCGTCAAGGCCGATACGCCGGCGGAGCTGCATGCCCGGCTGCGCGCCGCCTATGGCGACGGCGTCTTCGCCTTCCCGCACCATATCGGTTACCGCCTCGGCGCGCGCGGCGTGAACTGGGATACGGTCATCGCGGACCTGTCGCCGGTGATGGAGATCATCTCCATGCACGGCTGCTCCGAAACCTCGATCATGGACCGGCCGTTCCTGCATTCCATGGGGCCCAGCGACGGCCAGTCCACCGCCCGCCATGGCCTCAACCGCGGCATCCGCTTCGGCTTCCTGGGCAATACCGATCACCACAGCGGCTATCCGGGTTCCTACGGCCATGGCCGCTCGGCCGTCTACGCGCCGGAAAATTCCCGCACCGCCCTGTGGCACGGCATCCACCGGCGCCATACCAATGCGCTGACCGGCGATGCGAGCCATCTCTTCTTCGCGCTCGGCGACGCCATGCAGGGTGACAGCCTTGCGGCGGGCGGACACGGCCTGCTGGAGCTCGAGGCGGTCGCAGGCGGCGCCATCGACTATATCGACCTCATCCGCAACGGCGACGTCGTCAGCCGGGTGACGCCGGACCTGCAAAGGAGCCCGGTCGACACCGCCGGCGGCAGCCTGGAGACCCTGTTCGTGCTGGAGCTCGGCTGGGGCGCACGCGGAAAATTCCACGACTGGACGGGCTCGCTGGAGCTTGCCGGCGGAGACATCCTCTCCGTCGAACCACGCCTGCGCGGCTCCGAAGTGGTTTCGCCGCTGGAAGGCGGCGGCGATGCGAAGGACGAAAACGACATCCGTCTTTCCGGCAACCGCATCGACTTCACGATCCGCTCGATCGCCAACCCCAACAACACGACCGCCTCCATGCAGGCGATCGCGGCCCGCATCCGCATCGCACCGGACGCCAAGGTGCGGCTGGTGCTCGACGGCCAGACCTTCGAGGCGAGCGCCGAGCGCCTGCTGCAGGGCGCGCTTTCAGGCAATCTCGGCCCGATCGACAGCCCGGCCTTCCGCCTGCATCCGCTGCCACGCCCGCATCAATGGCAGTGGCGCGGGGCGCTCGCCATCGAGCCCCTGCGCAAGGGCGACTGGATCTATGCCCGCATGCGCCAGGCCAACGGCCAATGGAACTGGGCAAGCCCCATTTTCTGCGAATAGGAGAACGGGGAGCACCCCGATGCGGCAGGAGGGCCGCAGGGAGCACCCGTTTTCTTGGAAGCGAAACGCAAGCAGTGAACATTCATGAGGCAATGGGAGACTCATCGATGACCTTCAAGACCAGCATTCCGAGACGCACGATCCTCAAGGGCATGGGACTGGCCGCCGGCGCCAGCCTCGTGCCGGGCGCCTTCCGGCCGCTCCATGCCGCCAGCGTCGCGCCGATCACCATCGTGATCAACCAGTCGCCCTGGTTCGAAAGCTTCCGCAAGACGGTGGAGGCCTATGAGGCGGAAACCGGCAACACGGTGGAGCTCGACGTCAACCCCTTCGCCGGCTCCCTCGAAAAGCAGCGCAATTCCGTGCGGGCGAGCGAGGGCCAGTACGACATCCTGATCATGAATTCCGGCTGGTTCGCCGAAATGTATGCCGGCGGCTTCGTCGAGGCGATCACCGACATCGACCCCGGCTTCCAGCTCGACCCGGACGTCTACACGCTCGGCGACACGGTCTATTATGACGCCGCCAGCAAGACGATGACCAAGGCCGGCAAGCTGATGTCGATGCCGGTCTCGCCGCTGATCCCGATGCTCTACTATCGCGGCGATCTCTATCAGGAAGCCGGCCTTTCGGCGCCGAAGACCTTCGCCGAACTGGAAGCCAATGCCAGGAAGTTCCACAATCCGCCGGGCATGTACGGCATCGTGCAGCGCGGCGCGCGCGGGCCGCATACCGTCGCCTACGACTTCTATCCCTATCTCTACGGTTTCGGCGGCGGCATCTTCAAGGACCAGTCGGCGGGCGACTATTCCGTCACGCTGAATTCCGACCACGGCCGCGAAGCGCTCGACTACTATGTGCGCCTCGCCAAGGAAGCCGGTCATCCGAAGACGGCGGCCGCCGACCAGGCCGAAGTCCTCCAGGCCATGCTCACCGGCCATTCGGCGCATATCATGATGGTCATCGCCGCCTGGTCGCAGATGGACGATCCGAACAAGTCGGCCATCGTCGACAAGGTGGAATGGGCGCCGACGCCGTCCGTGGAAGGGTTCCCCACCTCGCCCGGCCTCGGCCACTGGCTGGCCGGCATTTCCAGGAACGTTCCCGACGACCGCAAGCGCGCCGCCGTGGAGTTCCTGCGCTGGTTCCAGACGAAGGCCGCGCAGCTCGAGACGGCCAAGGCCGGCGGCATTCCCGTCAACGCGGCGGTCTACAAGGAGCCGATTGCCGAGGAGCGCCGCTATCGCTGGATGAAGCCGCTCGCCGACGCCCTGCCGCATGCCGTCAACATCTACCAGTTCCCGGAGGCAAGCGAGGTCATCTCGGTGCTGGAACTCGGCCTCAACCGGGCCGTCGCCGGCGAGATCACGACCGTCGACGCGCTGAACGGAATGTCCGACGAGATCGAGAAGATCATGGCCGGCCATTCCTACAAGACCGGCAAGCTCGATCCGCTGAAGTAAGGACCGCACCATGGCCGCCGCGCAAACACAGATATCCTCGTCCCCGCGGCGGCCGGCAAAGGTCTCCGAAGACCGCGGCCAGCGTCTCTGGCGCTGGCTGACCTTCGGTCCGGCCCTCGCCATGATGCTCGCCCTCAGCGTCCTGCCCATCGCGAACCTGTTTCTCACCAGCTTCCAGACCATCACCTGGGCGGATGGGCAGCCGGTTCGCACCTGGGTGGGCCTCACCCATTACCAGGCGCTGTTCTCCGACAGCCTGTTCGGCGCCGGCATCTCCAACACGCTGATCTTCGCCTTCGGCGCCGTCGCCGGCCAGATGGTCCTCGGCTTCGCCATGGCGCTGCTCTGCACCAAGATCGTGCGCGGCCGCGTGCTCTATCGGGCGATCTTCATCCTGCCCATCCTCATCCCGGGCATCGTCATCGGCGCCATCTGGAAGCTGATGCTCAATTTCGATTTCGGCCTCGCCAACAAGGCCCTCTCCCTTGTCGGCATCCTGCCGCACGACTGGCTGGGCAGTCCCGAAACCGCCCTCCTCTCGGTCATCGCCGTCGATATCTGGCACTGGACGCCGTTCTGTTTCCTGCTGTTTCTGGCCGGGCTCGAATCCCTGCCGCAGGATGTCTTCGAGGCCGCCAGGATGGACGGCGCGGGCGCCTGGCAGGAACTGATCCATGTCACGCTGCCGCTGATGATCCCGACGATCGTCGTCACCTTCGCCTTCCGCCTCGTGCTCGCCTTCAAGGTCTTCGACGAGGTCTATCTCCTGACCAGCGGCGGCCCCGGCACGTCGACCGAGGTGATCAGCTTCACCCTCTACCAGCGCTTCTTCACCGAGGACAAGGCCGGCTACGGCTCGGCGATGTCGGTCGCCATCATCTTCCTCGTCTCCCTCCTTCTCGTCGTCGCCCTTTCAGCACGCCGCCGCACGGGAGCAAGCACATGAGCCGGCGCACCAATTCCGCCCTTCCGGTCCATCTCGTCCTGGCGGTCACCGCCGCGCTCGTCCTCGTGCCGATCGTCTGGACCGTGGCGGCCGGCTTCCGCACACAGATCTCGCTTCTGATGGGCGACGTGCTCTTCACGCCCATCGGCAGCA of the Roseateles sp. XES5 genome contains:
- a CDS encoding GntR family transcriptional regulator, with the protein product MRAASSQAVLASLRDQIARLDDGARLPTVRDLMRSHQVSQATVQEALTRLREEGLLTSQVGRGTYVVKDGDASAGSGTGPARHLDSLLILSNASLNERCVLVQNHIVEHLSRTGSKVVQISYHNTGHLLDILTSVPDFDAAILQSHYENIPIRLLNLLQGKTRALVVDGNSVAGVDIDRIGTDWEEALDLALEHLSELGHQSIALVSLDSMAQPILSVRRAFDRIGRRRKTGWEHTESIVLGGVLHPTQRVGEALKAALGALIDRDGRLPFTAMATLGISDSLGVRQCLTDLGISCPQDLSLVVLGHHDVPTEHFGFMSMAGSSYLAAARSLIEVIYRRIEAPREAPQIVYLDCIAEFRDSTGAPSR
- a CDS encoding extracellular solute-binding protein; protein product: MTFKTSIPRRTILKGMGLAAGASLVPGAFRPLHAASVAPITIVINQSPWFESFRKTVEAYEAETGNTVELDVNPFAGSLEKQRNSVRASEGQYDILIMNSGWFAEMYAGGFVEAITDIDPGFQLDPDVYTLGDTVYYDAASKTMTKAGKLMSMPVSPLIPMLYYRGDLYQEAGLSAPKTFAELEANARKFHNPPGMYGIVQRGARGPHTVAYDFYPYLYGFGGGIFKDQSAGDYSVTLNSDHGREALDYYVRLAKEAGHPKTAAADQAEVLQAMLTGHSAHIMMVIAAWSQMDDPNKSAIVDKVEWAPTPSVEGFPTSPGLGHWLAGISRNVPDDRKRAAVEFLRWFQTKAAQLETAKAGGIPVNAAVYKEPIAEERRYRWMKPLADALPHAVNIYQFPEASEVISVLELGLNRAVAGEITTVDALNGMSDEIEKIMAGHSYKTGKLDPLK
- a CDS encoding carbohydrate ABC transporter permease, with protein sequence MAAAQTQISSSPRRPAKVSEDRGQRLWRWLTFGPALAMMLALSVLPIANLFLTSFQTITWADGQPVRTWVGLTHYQALFSDSLFGAGISNTLIFAFGAVAGQMVLGFAMALLCTKIVRGRVLYRAIFILPILIPGIVIGAIWKLMLNFDFGLANKALSLVGILPHDWLGSPETALLSVIAVDIWHWTPFCFLLFLAGLESLPQDVFEAARMDGAGAWQELIHVTLPLMIPTIVVTFAFRLVLAFKVFDEVYLLTSGGPGTSTEVISFTLYQRFFTEDKAGYGSAMSVAIIFLVSLLLVVALSARRRTGAST